A stretch of the Marivirga tractuosa DSM 4126 genome encodes the following:
- a CDS encoding mechanosensitive ion channel family protein, which yields MESFETGIKDFWAKLNELLNVVIFDIKGSDFTLLTLLFIIISSILLVFLSKRLSKLLVKRVLNRYIKDTGVSDSIGTIFRYSIIVIGFITIFQSAGFDLSTLGLLAGALGVGIGFGLQNVTNNFISGIIILFERPIKVGDRIEVGDINGDVYSISMRSTTVITNDNISVIVPNSEFINSQVINWSHNDRRVRFKFPLGVSYNEDPERVRNLVLEVLHEHPGVLDEPKPDLWFEGYGDSSLDFNLAVWTSDYIQRPGVFKSELYYAIFKKFGEHNIEIPFPQRDLHLKSGWKEKMES from the coding sequence ATGGAATCATTTGAAACAGGAATAAAAGACTTTTGGGCAAAATTAAACGAATTGCTCAATGTGGTAATCTTTGATATTAAAGGCAGCGATTTTACATTGCTTACCCTTTTATTCATCATCATATCCAGCATTTTACTGGTCTTTTTATCTAAAAGGCTTAGTAAACTGTTAGTAAAACGAGTATTAAACAGATATATAAAGGACACAGGGGTTTCAGATTCAATCGGTACTATTTTCCGCTATTCTATAATTGTAATAGGTTTTATCACCATCTTCCAATCTGCTGGATTTGATTTAAGCACTTTAGGACTATTAGCTGGAGCATTGGGTGTGGGTATTGGATTTGGTTTGCAGAACGTCACTAATAACTTTATTTCAGGAATAATCATTCTTTTTGAACGCCCAATTAAAGTTGGAGATAGAATTGAAGTTGGGGATATTAATGGTGATGTTTATTCAATTTCAATGAGGTCAACTACTGTCATCACCAATGATAACATTTCAGTGATTGTTCCTAATTCAGAATTTATCAATAGTCAAGTGATTAATTGGAGCCATAATGATCGAAGAGTTCGATTCAAGTTTCCATTAGGCGTTTCTTATAATGAAGATCCTGAAAGAGTACGGAATTTAGTATTGGAAGTACTACATGAGCACCCAGGTGTTTTGGATGAGCCTAAGCCGGATTTATGGTTTGAAGGTTATGGAGATTCATCATTAGATTTCAATTTGGCAGTATGGACTTCCGATTATATACAGAGACCAGGTGTATTTAAAAGTGAATTGTACTATGCTATTTTCAAAAAATTTGGGGAACACAATATCGAAATCCCTTTCCCACAACGAGATTTGCATTTGAAATCTGGCTGGAAAGAAAAAATGGAAAGTTAA
- the serA gene encoding phosphoglycerate dehydrogenase: protein MDKYFIIDFDSTLTRVEAMDLLASISLQGLPQKAAAEARIKELTDLGMNGEISFRDSLKERLLLLEANESHIPPLIELLTKQVSTSFQRNKEFFQKYADSIFVISNGFKEYITPIVTELGVKEEHIYANELLFDDNGKVVGFSEDNPLSKDGGKAEVIRKLDLDGDIYVIGDGHNDYEIKAAGLANKFYAFTENVSREKVMEKADHIAPSLEEVLFENKIMSAFSYPKNRIKVLLLENVHPIGVDLLEKEGFTVEEYPAGLDEAELAEKIKGVSILGIRSKTQVTAKVLENADRLMAIGAFCIGTNQIDLDAAQEKGVAVFNAPFSNTRSVVELAIGEIIMLTRNIFDKAVLMHKGKWDKSASGSKEIRGKKLGIIGYGNIGAQLSVVAESIGLDVYYYDLEEKLALGNATKLDSLKELLQTADIISLHVDGRPENKNVIGEAEFKLMKEGVIFINLSRGHVVDIPALKSNIESGKIKGCAVDVFPQEPKSNKDPFESELKGLPNTILSPHIGGSTEEAQENIGNFVPNRIMEYINTGTTTNSVNFPNLTLPRLQNAHRLIHIHKNVPGIIAKINQLFAKHEINIAGQYLKTNEKIGYVITDIDKAYSKDLIKELRAIEHTIKFRVLY, encoded by the coding sequence ATGGATAAATATTTCATCATAGATTTTGACAGTACGCTTACCAGAGTAGAAGCAATGGATTTATTGGCGTCCATTTCCCTTCAAGGCTTACCCCAAAAAGCTGCTGCAGAAGCACGAATAAAAGAATTAACCGATTTGGGAATGAATGGTGAGATTTCGTTCCGTGATTCCCTAAAGGAAAGGTTATTGTTATTGGAGGCAAATGAGTCTCACATCCCTCCTTTGATTGAATTATTGACAAAGCAAGTTTCTACCTCCTTTCAACGAAATAAAGAGTTTTTCCAAAAGTATGCAGATTCAATTTTTGTGATTTCTAACGGCTTTAAGGAATACATTACACCTATAGTGACCGAATTGGGAGTTAAAGAAGAGCACATCTATGCAAATGAATTGCTTTTTGATGATAATGGCAAAGTGGTTGGATTTAGTGAGGACAATCCCCTTTCCAAAGATGGTGGTAAAGCCGAAGTCATCCGTAAATTGGATTTAGATGGAGATATTTATGTGATTGGTGATGGTCATAATGATTATGAAATAAAAGCGGCTGGTTTAGCTAATAAATTTTATGCCTTTACAGAAAATGTAAGTCGAGAAAAAGTAATGGAGAAAGCCGACCATATTGCTCCATCATTAGAAGAAGTACTATTTGAAAATAAAATTATGTCAGCATTTTCTTATCCAAAAAATAGAATTAAAGTTTTGCTATTGGAAAACGTACATCCAATAGGTGTAGATCTTCTTGAGAAAGAAGGTTTTACAGTAGAAGAGTATCCAGCGGGATTAGATGAAGCTGAACTGGCTGAGAAAATCAAAGGTGTTTCTATTTTAGGAATCAGATCTAAAACTCAAGTCACGGCTAAAGTGCTAGAAAATGCCGATCGCTTAATGGCTATTGGCGCTTTTTGTATTGGTACCAATCAAATCGATTTGGATGCTGCTCAAGAAAAAGGAGTTGCTGTGTTCAATGCGCCTTTTAGCAATACACGATCCGTAGTAGAACTAGCTATTGGTGAAATTATCATGTTGACACGTAATATCTTCGATAAGGCAGTACTAATGCATAAAGGCAAATGGGATAAATCAGCATCAGGAAGTAAAGAAATCAGAGGTAAAAAGCTTGGCATCATTGGTTATGGAAATATTGGTGCTCAGCTTTCTGTAGTAGCAGAAAGCATTGGCTTAGATGTATATTATTACGATTTAGAAGAAAAGCTAGCCTTAGGAAATGCTACTAAACTAGACAGCCTGAAAGAACTTTTGCAAACCGCAGATATCATCAGCTTACATGTAGACGGCAGACCCGAAAATAAAAATGTAATTGGTGAGGCTGAATTTAAATTGATGAAAGAAGGCGTAATCTTTATCAATTTAAGTCGTGGTCATGTGGTGGATATCCCGGCACTAAAATCAAATATTGAATCAGGTAAAATTAAAGGCTGCGCAGTTGATGTTTTTCCTCAAGAACCGAAAAGCAACAAAGATCCATTTGAATCTGAATTAAAAGGATTGCCTAATACTATTCTATCTCCTCATATTGGAGGTAGCACTGAAGAAGCCCAGGAAAATATTGGTAATTTCGTACCGAACCGAATTATGGAATATATCAATACTGGTACTACTACAAACAGTGTAAATTTTCCAAATTTAACCTTACCTAGGTTACAAAATGCTCATAGATTAATCCATATCCATAAAAATGTTCCAGGTATAATTGCTAAAATAAATCAGTTGTTTGCCAAACATGAAATTAATATTGCTGGTCAATACTTAAAAACGAATGAAAAAATCGGCTATGTGATTACGGATATTGATAAAGCCTATTCAAAGGATTTAATCAAAGAATTAAGGGCAATTGAGCATACTATTAAGTTTAGGGTATTGTATTAA
- a CDS encoding tetratricopeptide repeat-containing sensor histidine kinase, translating into MEDSLLNNQLSNSNRIKIHNILAREYSFVNPIKSIENAEMALELSNKMNDLTGVANAYRILGSVYAQNDNYYQGMEFFLSALDIFEDNGDSLGIGNVYTSMGHYYSRLGLIEQQIFYHKKSLEIFRNLGNQARIGIATHNLSETYLVFGKYEECEKLAFESVEINKRVKNRSVLSSCYNVLGRLQVELGNEQLAKEYFYKVLTISEQLGENSQKLATVGALINLANVEESNQNYEAMLNYLLKAIEFSGVSLLSEELADILLKLTSYYVDTGQLDSAKSYGKKYQELLQKKRAKQAEDRYKLISSVEAAHNLQKERDQLEESNLLKESKLQLAYISIILISVIILILIWTLLLNIRKNKILAKQQKTIESQKLRLESLNFTKDKFFGIVAHDIKAPLNNMKALSDLMLSHIDRLEKKEIREMAQMTSNSLKSTIKMADNLISWARLQMGDVAVDQSLVDVGNNLADIVTLFKDIAAKKQIEMLSSFESDLKIIVDPNQLEFIIRNLLNNAVKFTRAHGMIKISGQQENNKVIITVADNGIGMPDEIKENVFKLESKHSMKGTDGEKGTGLGLMLCQEFITLNNGVLTIESKEDQGTVITLTFDAA; encoded by the coding sequence ATGGAGGATTCTCTCCTTAATAATCAACTTAGTAATTCAAACAGAATTAAAATACATAATATTTTAGCACGAGAATATTCATTTGTAAACCCCATTAAGTCTATTGAAAACGCTGAGATGGCACTTGAGCTATCAAATAAAATGAATGACTTAACAGGGGTAGCTAATGCTTACAGGATATTAGGCAGCGTCTATGCTCAAAACGACAATTACTATCAAGGCATGGAGTTTTTTTTATCTGCACTTGATATTTTTGAAGATAATGGAGACTCTTTAGGAATAGGCAATGTTTATACTTCAATGGGACATTACTATAGTAGATTAGGACTTATTGAGCAGCAGATATTTTATCATAAGAAGTCTCTGGAAATTTTCCGAAATTTAGGTAATCAAGCTAGAATAGGAATTGCCACTCATAATCTAAGTGAAACTTATTTAGTTTTTGGGAAATATGAGGAATGTGAAAAACTGGCATTTGAATCAGTAGAAATCAATAAGAGAGTCAAGAATAGATCTGTACTGTCCTCATGCTATAATGTGTTGGGTAGATTACAGGTAGAATTAGGCAATGAACAGTTGGCTAAAGAGTATTTTTATAAAGTTTTAACTATTTCTGAGCAGTTAGGAGAAAATTCTCAAAAGTTGGCTACTGTAGGGGCTTTGATTAACTTGGCTAATGTTGAGGAGAGCAATCAAAATTATGAAGCCATGCTGAATTATTTGCTTAAGGCTATTGAATTTAGCGGTGTTAGCTTACTTTCTGAAGAGTTAGCGGATATCTTGCTAAAATTAACAAGCTACTATGTGGATACAGGGCAGCTAGACTCAGCCAAATCATACGGGAAAAAATATCAGGAATTGCTTCAAAAGAAGAGAGCAAAGCAGGCAGAGGATAGATATAAACTGATTAGCTCTGTGGAGGCAGCACATAATCTCCAGAAGGAGAGGGATCAATTAGAAGAGTCTAATTTATTGAAGGAGAGTAAGTTGCAACTAGCTTACATTAGTATTATTTTGATTTCTGTTATAATTCTGATTCTGATTTGGACGCTATTACTTAATATTCGAAAGAATAAAATACTTGCAAAACAACAAAAGACAATAGAAAGTCAAAAATTAAGGCTGGAGAGCCTTAATTTTACAAAAGATAAATTTTTTGGAATAGTTGCGCATGATATTAAAGCTCCTCTCAACAATATGAAGGCGCTCTCTGATTTAATGCTAAGTCATATAGACCGCCTAGAAAAGAAGGAAATAAGGGAAATGGCGCAAATGACAAGTAATTCATTAAAAAGCACCATCAAAATGGCGGATAATTTGATTAGTTGGGCCAGACTACAAATGGGTGATGTGGCAGTTGATCAATCGCTAGTTGATGTTGGAAATAATTTAGCAGATATTGTCACACTTTTTAAGGATATTGCGGCTAAAAAGCAGATTGAAATGCTTTCCTCATTTGAATCGGATCTTAAAATTATAGTGGATCCCAATCAACTGGAATTTATAATCAGGAATTTACTTAACAATGCTGTGAAATTTACCCGAGCTCATGGGATGATTAAGATTTCAGGGCAACAAGAAAATAATAAGGTTATAATAACTGTTGCGGATAACGGTATAGGTATGCCTGATGAAATCAAAGAAAATGTTTTTAAATTAGAGAGCAAACATAGTATGAAGGGCACTGATGGTGAGAAGGGCACCGGGCTAGGCTTGATGCTATGCCAGGAATTTATAACATTAAATAATGGAGTTTTAACCATTGAATCAAAAGAGGATCAAGGTACTGTAATTACCCTCACTTTTGATGCTGCTTGA
- a CDS encoding CIA30 family protein: MIRIVTLSLILLFMNSKTIFDFEKDKNLESWQVVDDTVMGGRSDGSFQLSEDGHGVFEGYVTTENNGGFSSVRHDFAKLSVEGYTKVVIKLKGDGKDYQFRIKASQRDYYSYIQQFSTSGEWEQIEIPLHDFYPSFRGRKLDMPNFSGKSIGQVTFLIGNKKKESFRLIIDKIELL, encoded by the coding sequence ATGATCAGAATAGTAACTTTAAGTCTAATCCTACTTTTTATGAACAGCAAAACGATATTTGATTTTGAAAAGGACAAGAACCTAGAAAGTTGGCAGGTAGTAGATGACACAGTCATGGGAGGGAGATCAGACGGAAGCTTTCAATTGTCCGAAGATGGTCATGGAGTGTTTGAAGGATATGTAACGACAGAAAACAATGGAGGCTTTTCATCCGTGCGCCATGACTTTGCAAAGCTGAGTGTTGAAGGCTATACAAAAGTAGTAATTAAGTTGAAAGGTGATGGTAAAGATTACCAATTTAGGATAAAAGCTAGCCAGCGTGATTATTATTCGTACATCCAACAGTTTTCTACCTCTGGGGAATGGGAGCAAATTGAAATCCCACTGCATGATTTTTACCCTTCCTTTAGAGGTAGAAAACTGGACATGCCAAATTTCTCCGGAAAATCAATTGGACAAGTCACTTTTTTGATTGGCAATAAGAAGAAAGAAAGCTTCCGCTTGATCATTGATAAGATTGAATTACTATAA
- a CDS encoding DUF5694 domain-containing protein, producing the protein MPTTRKKQIISDTSNETSVMLLGVYHFNNPGQDTYNTKIDDYYSDRRQEEIKEVVGLLREYNPTKIFVELTPKSQSKIDSLYQLHLNDRINLHEIKGGVNEVYQIGFRLGKQSGGIPITAVDHAGPWLGDYVDFIADTLALDYYQEKKSEELKFNKEKQKRLVSNTVKENLIYINEDRQIIGNHDYYNNIAIRVKDSANIMFSYQESEQEIEGLPYLMRSYDFNNIGVELVAEWYKRNLFIYRNIIENSQQNDRIVVIIGSGHVFYLNQLLANNPKFDLTNPNELLINAKNED; encoded by the coding sequence ATGCCAACCACAAGAAAAAAACAAATTATTTCAGATACTTCAAATGAAACCTCAGTAATGCTTCTTGGAGTATACCACTTTAACAATCCAGGACAAGATACCTACAATACGAAAATTGACGATTATTATTCTGACAGGCGACAAGAAGAAATAAAAGAAGTAGTTGGTCTTCTGAGGGAATATAATCCAACAAAAATTTTTGTAGAACTAACTCCAAAAAGTCAATCAAAAATTGATAGCTTGTACCAGCTTCATCTTAACGACAGAATTAATTTACATGAAATTAAGGGTGGAGTAAATGAAGTCTATCAAATTGGCTTTAGGCTTGGCAAACAATCAGGAGGGATCCCAATAACAGCCGTAGACCACGCTGGTCCTTGGTTAGGAGATTATGTAGATTTTATTGCAGACACATTAGCGCTTGACTATTATCAAGAAAAAAAATCGGAAGAGCTAAAATTTAACAAAGAAAAGCAAAAAAGGTTGGTCTCAAATACTGTTAAGGAAAATCTAATCTATATTAACGAAGATCGACAAATCATTGGTAATCATGACTATTACAATAATATAGCTATTCGAGTTAAGGATAGCGCAAACATTATGTTTTCTTATCAAGAATCTGAACAAGAAATTGAGGGTCTTCCTTACCTAATGCGATCTTATGATTTTAATAATATTGGAGTAGAGTTAGTTGCAGAATGGTACAAAAGAAATCTATTTATTTACAGAAACATTATTGAAAATAGTCAGCAGAATGACAGGATTGTTGTAATCATTGGTAGCGGTCATGTTTTCTACTTGAATCAACTACTAGCTAATAACCCTAAATTTGATCTTACAAATCCTAATGAATTATTGATTAATGCCAAAAACGAAGATTAG
- a CDS encoding Crp/Fnr family transcriptional regulator, translated as MERSTIAIPRKHDMLESIFGHARIVLLKRNEFILQEGEICNCAFYVKDGVVKHFVKDEKGTDQVIQISKESDFFYGSVVSHFTNEISYIYCQALTNTKLYCWDKKVLKELCKVSESLGQFINLQQQNFIILKHQRELSLLTKTAEGRYKEFSEKNGELFNRIPHYIIASYLNMSPEMLSRLRTKCLY; from the coding sequence ATGGAAAGATCAACAATTGCTATTCCAAGGAAACACGATATGTTGGAGTCGATTTTTGGACATGCCAGAATAGTACTGCTTAAAAGAAATGAATTCATTTTGCAAGAAGGCGAGATCTGTAATTGTGCTTTTTATGTTAAGGATGGTGTAGTGAAACACTTTGTAAAGGATGAGAAGGGGACAGACCAAGTGATTCAGATTTCTAAGGAAAGTGACTTTTTTTATGGTTCTGTGGTAAGCCACTTTACCAATGAAATATCTTATATATATTGTCAAGCCTTAACCAATACTAAGTTATATTGTTGGGATAAAAAGGTTTTAAAAGAGCTTTGCAAAGTCTCTGAAAGTTTAGGGCAATTCATAAACCTTCAACAACAAAATTTTATTATTCTTAAACACCAAAGAGAATTAAGTTTACTAACTAAAACAGCTGAAGGAAGATATAAAGAATTTAGCGAAAAAAACGGAGAACTATTCAATCGGATTCCACATTACATCATTGCTTCTTATCTTAATATGTCACCAGAGATGCTTTCTCGCTTAAGAACAAAATGCCTTTATTGA
- a CDS encoding TonB-dependent receptor encodes MKYVLKSFVILIFFFLSKNLAAQTAGTLKGVVMDEFTKVPVVGAHLHIKDAAADVGAISDVNGFFIFDNLPVGKGFIEVSSIGFKPTLVPYELTSGKDLFIEVAMEEAQLQMDEVVVKAGGNAGESPKETVLVSVQSIGIEEAQRTPGSFNDPARVAQSYAGVVSSDDEGNEISVRGNTPSGILWRLEGIEIMSPNHFPNGPGAAGGGVSMISNAVLNQSDFYAGAFSADIGNATSGVFDLYFRKGNSDDYEHSIQVGILGLQFSTEGPILKSSKASYLVNYRYSTVTLLHNAGFKIGGENSIAPEFQDLNFKLYFPTKNKGNVSVFGIIGASEAGDKAVSDTTLWEDRSDYLQEKERYITRIVGLKHEKSVNSNFYIANSIVVNQSNSNFLEDTVNTQLESFSVENLDVDKTELRHKIALNLKLNSKNRLTIGNIYSFNQSDINHTKYDDGVGDLNTLMSAQSKNQFLQSYVQIRHNWSSKLIQNAGVHLSNNFLQNEILIEPRLSFRYSLNARQYINLGIGLHSSLLDPYYQKQVNKSALQLSKALHIIGAYQYFFMEGWSLNAELYYQYLYDLAVDTSQPGIALLNNNLGYQPLNLASDGKGKNYGVDLDLNRNFTDGFYLKLTGSLFQSTYRGIDDQWRNTRFNANFINTFTFGKEFMLSNSKTIGTSFRWVYRGGFREIPIDLEASKIAGETVYNYQLAYASKTPDYFRMDASLYYQKNFSQSTMTISLDIQNLTNRLNFYREVYNREKQIIEEQTYLGLLPNINLKYDF; translated from the coding sequence ATGAAATATGTATTGAAATCTTTTGTTATTCTTATCTTTTTCTTCCTATCAAAAAATCTAGCTGCTCAAACGGCTGGCACATTAAAAGGGGTTGTAATGGACGAGTTTACCAAGGTGCCAGTAGTGGGCGCACATCTACATATTAAAGATGCAGCTGCTGATGTAGGAGCAATTTCTGATGTAAATGGATTTTTCATCTTTGATAATCTTCCAGTTGGAAAAGGGTTTATAGAAGTTAGTAGTATTGGGTTTAAACCTACACTTGTTCCTTATGAACTAACCAGTGGAAAAGACCTTTTTATTGAAGTAGCCATGGAAGAAGCTCAGCTGCAAATGGATGAAGTAGTAGTGAAAGCTGGGGGAAATGCTGGGGAATCTCCGAAAGAGACTGTTCTCGTCAGTGTTCAAAGTATAGGAATAGAAGAAGCGCAAAGAACCCCTGGGAGTTTCAATGATCCGGCTAGGGTAGCCCAATCTTATGCTGGTGTAGTGAGTAGTGACGATGAAGGAAATGAAATAAGTGTCAGAGGAAATACTCCTTCTGGCATTCTATGGAGGCTGGAGGGAATTGAGATTATGAGTCCAAATCATTTTCCAAATGGACCCGGTGCAGCTGGTGGAGGAGTAAGTATGATAAGTAATGCAGTTTTGAACCAGTCCGATTTTTATGCAGGTGCATTTTCTGCAGATATTGGTAATGCTACTTCTGGAGTTTTTGATTTATATTTTAGGAAAGGTAATTCAGATGATTATGAACACTCCATCCAGGTAGGTATTTTGGGCTTGCAATTCAGTACAGAAGGTCCTATTCTAAAATCAAGCAAGGCCTCATATTTGGTAAATTATCGATATTCTACCGTTACGCTGCTGCATAATGCAGGCTTCAAAATTGGAGGGGAAAACTCCATTGCACCCGAATTTCAAGATCTTAATTTCAAACTATATTTTCCTACCAAGAACAAAGGTAACGTAAGTGTTTTTGGAATTATTGGTGCAAGTGAGGCTGGTGATAAAGCTGTTAGTGATACTACACTCTGGGAAGATAGATCAGATTATTTACAAGAAAAGGAACGGTACATTACAAGAATTGTAGGCTTAAAGCACGAGAAAAGTGTTAACAGTAACTTTTACATTGCAAACTCTATTGTTGTAAATCAATCTAATTCCAACTTTTTAGAAGATACGGTCAATACACAATTGGAAAGTTTCTCTGTTGAGAATTTAGACGTAGATAAAACTGAATTAAGGCATAAGATTGCTTTGAACCTTAAACTCAACTCTAAAAATCGGCTTACAATCGGTAATATTTATAGTTTTAATCAGTCAGATATTAATCACACGAAATATGATGATGGGGTGGGGGATTTGAATACTTTGATGAGTGCACAGTCTAAAAATCAATTTCTCCAATCCTATGTTCAAATTAGGCATAATTGGAGTAGCAAACTGATTCAAAATGCGGGAGTTCATCTTTCTAATAATTTTTTACAAAATGAAATATTAATTGAGCCAAGGCTTTCTTTTAGATACAGCCTAAATGCTCGGCAATATATTAATTTAGGAATAGGCTTACATAGCAGCTTGCTTGATCCCTATTACCAAAAACAAGTCAATAAGAGTGCGCTTCAGCTTAGTAAAGCACTTCATATTATTGGTGCGTACCAATACTTTTTTATGGAAGGTTGGAGCCTCAATGCTGAACTATATTATCAATATTTATATGATTTAGCTGTTGATACCTCTCAACCCGGCATTGCATTATTAAACAATAATCTTGGCTATCAACCATTAAATCTTGCGAGTGATGGTAAAGGCAAGAATTACGGTGTAGACTTAGATTTGAATAGGAATTTTACTGATGGGTTTTACTTGAAACTAACGGGTTCATTATTCCAAAGCACCTATCGAGGTATTGATGATCAATGGCGAAACACAAGATTTAATGCTAATTTCATTAACACATTTACTTTTGGTAAGGAGTTTATGCTCTCAAATTCTAAAACAATTGGAACGAGTTTTAGGTGGGTATACAGGGGAGGATTTAGAGAAATCCCCATTGATTTAGAGGCTTCGAAAATAGCTGGGGAAACGGTTTACAATTATCAATTAGCCTATGCCAGTAAAACACCAGATTATTTTAGGATGGATGCATCTCTTTATTATCAAAAGAATTTCTCGCAATCTACCATGACCATTTCCTTGGATATTCAAAACTTAACGAATAGACTGAATTTTTACAGAGAAGTATATAATAGGGAAAAGCAGATCATTGAGGAGCAAACGTATTTAGGCCTGTTGCCAAATATAAACCTTAAGTATGACTTTTGA
- a CDS encoding ankyrin repeat domain-containing protein — protein MIKIRLTSLIALVSIALIHVNPRIGQAYEILQPTKGNMDDSNLIKAIKSNNQIAALRLIEKGINIDQPSTSGLRGTPLMYAVSVNNPTIVKALLAKGAEVNAVDITGDPAISWAAFSGNSKLISILLHAGANPYIRSKHGTSLDVVYRLWHSDSVAKVFRNYLLAKEQEKESELIQCVRNNELNKIENETILNTDLEDILGMPVLHIAVENHHNEIVKILLEKGANVNSTNRAGQTSLAWAARFGNKEAVKLLLENGANPNLADTTYQLHPLIGAAIQEDSEIVDLLVESGAKVNHADVINECAPIHWAIMYGEFDNVRFFLKHGADLQMTVLDDQYTALTLAQATQNSSIIKLINEFSIKKQLMGAWDISRIDYVYSDTTVSIPYEYSGGFIFTENRYVTMYNPFGTKRKAADNIGQLSEKEMIYGFKTIAFNSGTYQLTNDTLITHSLIAKVQGFEGGKQHFKFNNTEKETSLVMYDETYPNETKPPWSGKLKIIYFLKPTQ, from the coding sequence ATGATAAAAATAAGATTAACCTCCCTGATAGCACTGGTTTCCATAGCACTAATCCATGTTAATCCACGAATTGGCCAAGCATATGAAATATTACAACCGACAAAAGGTAATATGGACGATAGTAACTTGATAAAGGCTATTAAATCCAATAACCAAATAGCAGCACTGAGATTAATTGAAAAAGGAATTAACATTGATCAACCTTCAACATCAGGCTTGCGTGGAACACCTCTCATGTATGCTGTGTCAGTAAACAACCCAACTATAGTAAAAGCATTGCTTGCTAAAGGTGCTGAGGTCAACGCTGTAGATATAACTGGAGATCCTGCCATCAGCTGGGCTGCCTTTTCAGGCAATTCAAAACTTATATCCATTTTACTTCATGCTGGTGCTAATCCCTATATAAGGAGTAAGCATGGAACTTCCCTAGATGTTGTGTATAGGTTATGGCATTCCGACTCAGTGGCAAAGGTGTTCAGGAATTATTTACTCGCTAAGGAACAAGAGAAGGAATCAGAGCTAATTCAATGTGTTCGAAATAATGAATTGAATAAAATAGAAAATGAAACTATATTAAATACTGATTTAGAAGATATTTTAGGAATGCCTGTTCTGCATATTGCAGTTGAAAATCATCATAACGAAATAGTTAAAATTTTACTTGAGAAAGGTGCTAATGTTAACAGCACGAATAGAGCAGGACAAACTTCATTAGCCTGGGCAGCGAGATTTGGAAACAAGGAAGCAGTGAAACTGCTACTTGAAAATGGCGCTAATCCAAATTTAGCCGATACTACCTATCAACTACATCCTCTCATTGGAGCAGCAATTCAAGAGGATAGCGAAATTGTTGATCTTTTGGTTGAATCTGGTGCTAAAGTAAACCATGCAGATGTAATAAACGAATGTGCTCCAATTCATTGGGCGATTATGTACGGGGAATTTGATAATGTTAGATTTTTTTTAAAACATGGTGCAGACCTTCAAATGACGGTATTAGATGATCAATATACAGCATTAACCTTAGCTCAGGCAACGCAAAATAGTAGCATCATTAAGCTTATAAATGAATTTAGTATCAAAAAACAATTAATGGGGGCTTGGGATATTTCAAGAATCGACTATGTTTATTCTGATACTACCGTTTCTATACCCTATGAATATTCTGGTGGTTTTATTTTTACAGAAAATAGGTATGTAACTATGTATAATCCTTTTGGAACCAAAAGAAAAGCAGCTGATAATATTGGGCAATTATCGGAAAAAGAAATGATTTATGGCTTTAAAACTATTGCATTTAATAGCGGCACCTATCAACTCACAAACGATACACTTATCACTCACTCTTTAATAGCGAAGGTTCAGGGGTTTGAAGGCGGAAAACAACATTTTAAATTTAACAATACAGAGAAAGAGACTAGTCTTGTCATGTATGATGAGACCTACCCTAATGAAACAAAACCACCTTGGAGTGGAAAATTGAAAATAATTTATTTCCTCAAGCCAACTCAATAA